The DNA window GATGGCGTACAATTCGTTCAATAGCTTTTCAGCCTGTTCGAGCTTGTCGTCATAAACTAGCATCTCTACTTGTACTAACTTGAGTCCTGTAGAGCGAGGATGTTGCTCTAATGCTAATTTTAAGGCTTTTTTGGCCAAGTTGGCCTTCCCGATATCGAGATAATGAAGGATGATTTCTTCGAATTCCTCAGAGTCAAAAAAGAGCACTTTGTTGGTTTTCAACATTGACTCAAATTTAGATAAGGATAAGTTATAGTCCTCTTCTTCTTCGCTTAATTGCATAGGTTATTTTTTTTGAGTTTGCCCAAATAAAAGTAGGCAACCTAGATGTTATTGTGAGGAAAATTTTGAATTGTTGTGAACAATTTAATTAACAGGTTTGATTGCAGAATGTAGAGTAACGATTTCTGATTTTTGATTTCCTTAAAAAAAAACAAAATGTCAATTTTTATGGCAATGTTAATTTTTCAATCTGAAATCAAAAATCGCTAATCAGTAATCTTAAATCAATATTCCATCCATCACCTCCAGCATTATGGCGCAACCTTCCCGAATTTCATCTTCCGAAATGGTTAATGGTGGTGTAATTCTTATGGCATTGGCTTCGAATAAAAGCCAAAACAGAATCAATCCCTTGTCTTGGCATTTTAGAATCACTTCATTAGTAATCTCGGCGCTTTCTGTCATTGCTGCCAACATCAATCCTTTTCCTCGAATTTCTTTAATCAAAGGATGTACCAAAAGTGATTTGAAGAGCTTTTCTTTCTCTAAAGTTTCCGCCATTAAATTAGTTTCGGTAATTTCCTGCAAAGTGGCTAAGCAGGCTGCCGCAATGACAGGATGGCCACCAAAAGTCGTGATATGACCTAGTTTTGGATCGTGACTCAACAAGTCCATCATTTCAGACGAAGCGGTAAAAGCACCCACTGGCATTCCGGCACCCATTCCTTTTCCCATCACCACAATATCGGGGATGACATCGTAATTTTGGAATCCAAAAAGTTTTCCAGTTCGGCCAAAACCCGGCTGGATTTCGTCGAGAATCATCATCGCACCTACTTCGGTGCAACGTTCGCGAACTTTTTTAAGGAAATCGTTCTGAGGTTGAATAAATCCAGCACCACCTTGAATGGTTTCGAGTAGAATTCCGGCAGTTTTGGTGGTTATTTTTTCTAAATCGGCTTCGTTGTTGAAAGTGATAAAATCGACATCGGGAATCAACGGTCGAAAAATTTGTTTGCGTTCTTCGAATCCCATCACGCTCATCGAACCCATTGTATTGCCGTGATAGGCGTTATGGCAAGAAATCAATTGGCTTCTTCCTGTGGTTCTTCGGGCGAGTTTTAAAGCACCTTCAATAGCTTCTGTACCGGAATTGACCAAATAGGTTTTTTTTAATGGTTCAGGTAGGAACGAAGCCATCAATTTGCAATATTCGACTGCGGGACTTTGCGAATATTCGCCATAGACCATCACGTGTGAATATTTATCCAATTGGTCTTTTATCGCCTGATTGACTCTTGGCGGTTGGTGTCCAAGAGTGCAAGCCGAAACCCCAGCGACAAAATCCAAGTATTTTTTGTTGTTGGTGTCGAAAATATAAGACCCTTTGGCATGCGAAACCTTCATTCCTAAAGGATAAGGAGACGTTTGGGCTTGGTATTTTAGGAAATCGTTCACGTTGTTGTTTTTTTTTACCGCAAAGACGCAAGAACGCAAAGATTACGGAGTTTTGTTTGTTGATTGGATTGTAATTTTATTAAAACCTTTTTCCAGAGGAATTAAAACTTTGTTTTTCAAGTCTATTTTGTATTTGTAAGTAAAAAGACTGTCAGTCTCTTGTATTAGATTGTCTTTTTTTAAAGTGAGAATATTATCTTTAATTTCATAATTTCCTTTTTTATAACAAGTCCATTCCACTTGTTTAATTGTTATGACGAAACTTTCATTCTCATTAAGTGTTATTTGTTTATCATAAAAATGATCAACGTAGCCAATCAATACTGCATCTTTATTGTTTTCAGATTCATCTAATGGTTGAGTTATAAAAAATAAATTCAGAAGAAAAACTATTAAAATTATAATGTAAATTTTATAATCAAATTTTCTTTTAATTAAATCATATACTACTATGACTATTGAAGATAGGATAAAAATAAAACAAAGAAACAGCCATATTAATCCTTCAAACATTCCAGAACAATAATCTCCAAAATGGATGTACATTTTTATGGTTAATAAACCTAAAAAAGAAAGTATTCCATATTTGATATAATTGTTGTTCACTTTTTTAAATTTTTTTTCTTGAAACTTGTCATTCCGACGAAGGTGGCATCTCATCAATTGCTCTCGTTTGTTGGGATTGCTTCGCCTGTTCGCTGTTGCTCGAGTCCTCCTTCGTCGGAATGACAAATAAAGGGCATATTATTTCTGTAAAACTGCTATCTGCAACCTGCCACCTGCAATCTACTTTCTCTTCTTCTTATCGTAATTCAAAGTTTCCTTCCGGACTTTCATTGGGACATTTTCCTTGGCTTCTTCGTCTTTGCCTTGTTTGACCAGTTTGTCGTTTTCTATATTTTCTTCTGGCGGAAAAATATCGTCTTTCGATTTTATTCGTTCTTCGCCACGCCAGATCATTCCTCTCAGTTTTCTGTCGGGTTCAGGCAGGTCTTTTTCGGGATAAATCGTGCCTTCAACTTGCTTGAAAAAAGTGATGTCTTCTATTTCGTTTTTATCAAAAATGATATTGATTTTACTGCTCACATTTTTGTTGATACCAATGAGTTCTTGGGCATCATTTCGCATATAATAAATGACCTCGGTATTTTTTATGACATCTACTTCGTGGAGTTTTCCTTCCAAGAATTTACCAAACAGATTTTGACCCTTGACTTGGTTATAGCCCGTACCAATTGTGTCTTTCGAGATTATAAAAGTATTATTCAAGACTTTGAGCGAATCGAGTTTTTGGGTTTTCTTATCGCCAATGAGATGCATAATGTCACCGGTGATTTGGCTTTCACCGTTCCAAAGGATAGGGTTTCCAATTAGTTTTGTCAAAGCCGTTTTCGAATTAGAATGAATGGAATCACATTTGCCACTCATATCGGTTTTATAAAAACGTACGTTTTTGAAAGCGCGAATAATTCGGTTGCCTTCAGGACCAGTAACCATCAGTTTTTTTCCGTGGATATAAACCGAATCGTTTTCGACCAGATTAATCGCTACGGCTCTTTTGGTGACAAACATCGAGTCTTTGTTTTTATACAGTTCGGCGTAGTGTCCTTTCACAATCCCTTTGTTGATAGAGTCGGTAATTTTTACATTTCGGGTGGCAGATGCAAATTCTACATTGCGGTCATAATACAAACTATCGCCTTCAATCAATCGGTCGTCGTATTTGATGTAGGACTTTCGAAGAAAATGGGCTAGATTTTTTTTGGTATCATAAAAGCCTTTTTCGGTATAAATATAATTGGCTTTGCTAGTTATCGTCGAGGGTCCAAAAAGGTACGAATGTCCTGAATTAGTATAATAATCCAAGTGGTTTGATTTCATTACATACTTAGGATTTGTAATGGTAACAGCCGTCAGAAATTGGAACTTTTTCTCAGCAACATAGTATTTTCCCGATTTACT is part of the Flavobacterium nackdongense genome and encodes:
- a CDS encoding aspartate aminotransferase family protein — protein: MKVSHAKGSYIFDTNNKKYLDFVAGVSACTLGHQPPRVNQAIKDQLDKYSHVMVYGEYSQSPAVEYCKLMASFLPEPLKKTYLVNSGTEAIEGALKLARRTTGRSQLISCHNAYHGNTMGSMSVMGFEERKQIFRPLIPDVDFITFNNEADLEKITTKTAGILLETIQGGAGFIQPQNDFLKKVRERCTEVGAMMILDEIQPGFGRTGKLFGFQNYDVIPDIVVMGKGMGAGMPVGAFTASSEMMDLLSHDPKLGHITTFGGHPVIAAACLATLQEITETNLMAETLEKEKLFKSLLVHPLIKEIRGKGLMLAAMTESAEITNEVILKCQDKGLILFWLLFEANAIRITPPLTISEDEIREGCAIMLEVMDGILI
- a CDS encoding OstA-like protein codes for the protein MNKFFFFISCCWVVLSFQNLLAQAPKKIIIENSDFFDVNQVEAPDAALLTGNVRINHDGIIMTCNKAYYFQNENYIKAFGNVQLVQGDTLYLNSKYAEYNGNMKKAFATGDAKMRSPQSTLVTDTINFDRNTQEVFYNTNGTITNRDNILKSKSGKYYVAEKKFQFLTAVTITNPKYVMKSNHLDYYTNSGHSYLFGPSTITSKANYIYTEKGFYDTKKNLAHFLRKSYIKYDDRLIEGDSLYYDRNVEFASATRNVKITDSINKGIVKGHYAELYKNKDSMFVTKRAVAINLVENDSVYIHGKKLMVTGPEGNRIIRAFKNVRFYKTDMSGKCDSIHSNSKTALTKLIGNPILWNGESQITGDIMHLIGDKKTQKLDSLKVLNNTFIISKDTIGTGYNQVKGQNLFGKFLEGKLHEVDVIKNTEVIYYMRNDAQELIGINKNVSSKINIIFDKNEIEDITFFKQVEGTIYPEKDLPEPDRKLRGMIWRGEERIKSKDDIFPPEENIENDKLVKQGKDEEAKENVPMKVRKETLNYDKKKRK